A stretch of Candidatus Symbiobacter mobilis CR DNA encodes these proteins:
- a CDS encoding ISNCY-like element ISSymo1 family transposase, protein MRSVINPQMKLGEDPIANIQLDLRSRDDIPKLLLGLQYIYTIPDVRKEVFSILSEILPVLPSGEKVKAHMGRPGMSQWQILVIGVVRLGLNIDYDRLEELVNQHRTLRQMLGHTDWYDETKYNVQTLKDNLRLFTPEILDRINQVVVKTGHTLVKKSPDDVLHGRCDSFVVETDVHFPTDLNLLFDAIKKIIAWSAKLAEKHKLSGWRQHEHSYRQFKKQYRHIQRLRRSHSKNEAKRAAKEAAIHEACEEYLKQAKELFERATQTRQEVVLAASQISAQEQGLLSKLQVFIGHAEKLSDQIRRRVINGERIPHSEKIFSLFEPHTEWISKGKAGVPVELGVKVCILEDQHRFILHHHVMEKQEDNEVAVPMVEAAKERFSTLNAVSFDKGFHSQENQKKLAKLLDCAALPKKGRCSQAEQERESSETFVKLRKAHSAVESAINGLEHFGLDMCPDEGIKGFKRYVSLSVLARNFYRIGMVVRQQSIDAERTTPPSIRRAA, encoded by the coding sequence ATGCGCTCTGTCATAAATCCTCAGATGAAATTAGGCGAAGATCCTATCGCCAACATTCAACTTGATCTGCGTTCTCGCGATGATATCCCAAAATTGCTGCTAGGACTTCAGTACATCTACACAATACCAGACGTACGCAAAGAAGTTTTCTCTATCCTCTCAGAAATTCTCCCGGTACTCCCTTCTGGTGAAAAAGTAAAAGCACATATGGGTCGCCCAGGTATGTCGCAGTGGCAAATTCTTGTCATCGGTGTGGTTCGATTGGGTCTGAATATCGATTACGACCGATTGGAAGAGCTGGTGAATCAACATCGGACATTGCGACAAATGCTCGGGCATACTGACTGGTATGATGAGACAAAATACAACGTGCAAACCCTGAAAGATAATTTGAGGTTATTTACCCCAGAGATTCTTGATCGAATCAATCAAGTTGTGGTCAAAACCGGCCATACGCTAGTAAAAAAAAGCCCGGACGACGTTCTACACGGTCGTTGTGATTCCTTTGTCGTTGAAACAGATGTACATTTTCCAACCGATTTGAATCTTCTTTTTGATGCTATAAAAAAGATCATTGCATGGAGTGCAAAGTTAGCGGAGAAACATAAATTGTCTGGCTGGCGTCAGCATGAACACTCTTATCGCCAATTCAAAAAGCAGTATCGCCATATCCAGCGGCTTCGGCGCTCTCATTCAAAAAATGAAGCCAAACGTGCAGCAAAGGAAGCTGCCATCCACGAAGCATGCGAGGAATATCTCAAGCAAGCCAAAGAGCTGTTCGAGCGCGCCACCCAAACAAGGCAGGAAGTCGTCTTGGCTGCATCGCAGATCAGCGCACAGGAGCAAGGGTTGCTATCGAAGCTGCAGGTCTTCATAGGGCATGCAGAAAAGTTATCAGATCAGATTCGCCGTAGGGTGATCAACGGGGAACGCATTCCGCATTCGGAAAAGATATTCTCGCTGTTTGAACCGCATACGGAGTGGATAAGCAAAGGCAAGGCTGGTGTGCCTGTGGAATTGGGGGTAAAGGTTTGTATTCTGGAAGATCAACATCGTTTCATTCTGCATCATCACGTTATGGAGAAGCAAGAAGATAACGAAGTTGCTGTACCAATGGTTGAAGCTGCCAAAGAACGATTCTCGACTTTGAATGCCGTGAGTTTTGACAAAGGATTCCACAGTCAAGAGAATCAGAAAAAATTGGCAAAATTATTAGACTGTGCTGCTTTACCAAAGAAAGGGCGCTGTTCTCAAGCGGAACAAGAACGAGAATCGAGCGAGACATTTGTGAAACTACGGAAAGCACATTCTGCTGTAGAGTCGGCGATCAATGGATTGGAACACTTTGGTTTGGATATGTGCCCCGATGAGGGAATAAAAGGATTCAAACGCTATGTTTCATTGTCAGTCTTGGCACGAAATTTTTACCGTATTGGCATGGTGGTTCGTCAGCAATCGATTGATGCCGAGCGAACGACACCACCATCCATTCGTCGAGCGGCTTGA
- a CDS encoding Hpt domain-containing protein, producing the protein MMGSHASLARILETVVASLAPELPRIGKALHAGDAASANKVLHSIKGYMPIFACDALIERVTSVEKISKTEPASVVLPLYTELEPQLERLVAEIREFLAQNGASC; encoded by the coding sequence ATGATGGGTTCCCATGCAAGCCTGGCCAGAATTCTGGAAACAGTCGTGGCCAGCTTGGCCCCAGAGCTACCGCGTATCGGGAAAGCGCTCCATGCCGGAGATGCTGCATCCGCCAACAAGGTGCTCCACTCGATCAAGGGATACATGCCTATCTTTGCGTGCGATGCGTTGATCGAACGTGTCACGTCCGTGGAGAAAATCAGCAAGACCGAGCCTGCGTCGGTGGTACTGCCCCTCTACACCGAATTGGAGCCGCAGTTGGAGCGGCTCGTCGCGGAGATTCGCGAGTTTTTGGCGCAAAATGGTGCGAGTTGCTGA
- a CDS encoding response regulator: protein MKITQARIMVVEDDPVMRNFVVNNLRRLGIHAIETAADGASALRAVETFRPDVVLTDIHMQPMDGIEFVQQLRSHANQLVRSMKVIFMSADASTTTLEHAMPLGTFGYIVKPPRLETLQAKLELALNGTTP from the coding sequence ATGAAAATTACCCAAGCCCGTATCATGGTGGTGGAAGACGACCCCGTAATGCGCAATTTCGTCGTCAACAATTTACGCCGCCTGGGAATCCATGCCATCGAAACGGCAGCGGACGGTGCCAGTGCCCTGCGCGCTGTCGAGACTTTTCGGCCCGACGTGGTGTTGACCGATATCCACATGCAGCCGATGGACGGTATAGAGTTCGTGCAGCAATTGCGCTCCCATGCCAATCAGCTCGTCCGGAGCATGAAAGTCATTTTCATGAGCGCCGATGCCAGCACGACCACTTTGGAGCATGCCATGCCGCTGGGTACCTTCGGATATATCGTCAAGCCTCCGAGGCTCGAAACGCTGCAAGCCAAGCTGGAGTTGGCACTGAACGGCACTACCCCGTAG
- a CDS encoding methyl-accepting chemotaxis protein yields the protein MAFFTPASWILRPLSGRARFWVLPAPLLLALAVVFVLRLTEGEQKSLAVDIAVLVVIAIGVLLWGYFQAAFFDLTYNERDRTEGAMRSASMGDLTRRGTTDISTLGEFGRHLEHMIQNMSWMVSNIRTAAVLLGDTGKKLVEDTRSLAERAEAQGQHLQQTSIHVKHVSETVARNAQAAHEVSMMTSSLHNEANSAGTMMHDAMQSMGPLEVTSRRMSEIIGVIDGIAFQTNLLALNAAVEAARAGEQGRGFAVVAAEVRNLAKRSQAAAAEIRGLIAESAARVGDTVLGIKQINDTMASLISGIAEIAMNVNVMAEGSASQSSALEEVVHAVGDLDILTQENTTLVTRASVNSDRLIQQASTLEISVGDIQLRQGTADQARQLVFDAMMHWRSVGEERAIHDFHDPHGPFLDRDMYVFVVDRAGMYTVHGAMPEKDGTDLRSMPGLDADQLLEEAWALCDQEQGGWVSYSITNPTTGEVQRKTAYVVPLDDDRLVGCGCYFNSRWHSYD from the coding sequence ATGGCATTTTTCACGCCCGCATCCTGGATCCTGCGCCCCTTGTCGGGGCGTGCGCGGTTCTGGGTTTTGCCTGCCCCCTTACTGTTGGCGCTGGCTGTCGTTTTTGTGTTGCGGTTGACCGAGGGCGAGCAAAAGAGCTTGGCTGTAGATATTGCTGTCTTGGTCGTGATCGCCATAGGAGTATTGCTGTGGGGGTATTTTCAGGCGGCGTTCTTTGACCTGACTTACAACGAGCGCGACCGCACCGAAGGGGCCATGCGTTCGGCGTCGATGGGCGACCTCACTCGCAGGGGAACGACGGACATCAGCACCCTCGGCGAATTCGGGCGCCATCTGGAACACATGATCCAGAACATGTCTTGGATGGTTTCCAACATCCGTACTGCCGCCGTGCTGCTGGGGGATACGGGCAAGAAGCTCGTGGAAGATACCCGTTCGCTGGCGGAGCGAGCCGAAGCACAAGGGCAGCATTTGCAACAGACGTCGATCCACGTCAAGCACGTCAGCGAGACCGTTGCCCGCAACGCCCAGGCGGCGCACGAGGTCAGCATGATGACGAGCAGCCTGCACAACGAAGCCAACTCGGCAGGCACGATGATGCACGATGCCATGCAAAGCATGGGGCCGCTGGAGGTCACATCCCGCAGGATGTCCGAAATCATCGGCGTGATCGACGGCATCGCTTTCCAGACCAACCTGCTTGCGCTCAACGCCGCCGTCGAAGCAGCACGGGCTGGCGAACAGGGCCGGGGGTTTGCCGTGGTGGCTGCAGAAGTGCGCAACCTTGCCAAGCGCAGCCAAGCTGCCGCTGCCGAAATTCGGGGATTGATTGCCGAATCCGCTGCCCGCGTGGGGGATACGGTACTGGGGATCAAGCAAATCAACGACACGATGGCCAGCCTGATTTCCGGTATTGCGGAGATCGCCATGAACGTGAACGTCATGGCCGAAGGCTCTGCCTCCCAAAGCAGCGCGTTGGAAGAAGTAGTGCATGCCGTCGGTGACCTCGATATCCTCACACAAGAAAACACGACACTGGTCACCCGCGCAAGCGTCAATTCCGACCGTCTCATCCAGCAAGCATCGACGCTGGAGATTTCGGTGGGGGACATCCAGTTGCGGCAAGGCACTGCAGACCAGGCTCGGCAGCTCGTTTTCGACGCAATGATGCACTGGCGCAGCGTGGGAGAAGAGCGCGCCATCCACGATTTCCATGACCCCCACGGCCCTTTCCTCGACCGGGATATGTACGTCTTCGTGGTCGACCGTGCCGGGATGTACACCGTCCATGGTGCGATGCCGGAAAAAGATGGTACCGATCTGCGTTCCATGCCGGGCTTGGATGCCGACCAGCTTTTGGAAGAAGCGTGGGCTTTGTGCGACCAAGAACAAGGGGGCTGGGTTAGCTACAGCATCACCAATCCCACGACGGGCGAGGTGCAGCGCAAAACAGCGTACGTCGTTCCGTTGGACGATGATCGCTTGGTGGGCTGTGGGTGCTACTTCAACTCCCGGTGGCATAGTTATGACTGA
- a CDS encoding response regulator, with translation MAQTILVVDDSASLRQVVAMALQGAGYEVLQACDGQDALRYLDGRKINMVVCDVNMPKMNGIEFVRAAKALPNYKFLPILMLTTESQEAKKEEGKAAGAKAWMVKPFSPASLLNAVSKLCLP, from the coding sequence ATGGCGCAAACGATATTGGTGGTTGATGATTCCGCCAGCCTCCGCCAGGTGGTTGCGATGGCACTGCAAGGTGCGGGGTATGAGGTGCTGCAAGCGTGCGATGGTCAAGACGCATTGCGGTATCTTGATGGTCGCAAGATCAACATGGTGGTATGTGACGTCAACATGCCCAAAATGAACGGGATCGAATTTGTACGGGCCGCCAAGGCGCTGCCCAACTACAAGTTCCTGCCCATCCTCATGTTGACTACGGAAAGCCAGGAGGCCAAAAAAGAGGAAGGCAAAGCCGCCGGTGCCAAGGCATGGATGGTCAAACCTTTTTCCCCCGCCTCTCTGCTCAATGCCGTCTCCAAGCTCTGCTTGCCCTGA
- a CDS encoding STAS domain-containing protein, giving the protein MSEQFELPEEMTIYSAIETRDKLLAWVSKQTAKNTAVLDVSAAKVSEIDGAGLQLLASLANMDHAWRLTHPSDAVVRACSLLGLTRWLDTMTHPS; this is encoded by the coding sequence ATGAGTGAACAGTTCGAGCTCCCCGAGGAAATGACCATCTACAGCGCCATCGAGACCCGGGACAAGCTCTTGGCGTGGGTCAGCAAGCAGACCGCGAAGAACACAGCGGTGCTTGATGTTTCTGCAGCGAAGGTGTCAGAAATCGACGGCGCCGGGTTGCAGTTGCTGGCATCACTGGCCAACATGGATCACGCTTGGCGATTGACGCATCCCAGCGATGCCGTCGTTCGCGCCTGCTCCTTGTTGGGACTGACGCGCTGGCTGGACACCATGACCCACCCGTCCTGA
- a CDS encoding chemotaxis protein CheA: protein MNQDADQDFIAAAMPAFISEAGEQTQSIESLLLELEEAPDNRELLDSLFRCAHTVKGSAGIFGLHKIVEFTHHVETLLDKLRDGEVALTPEMSTLLLQCNDQIKFLVQTATDDAADSGDQRDLRADLTIQLRAYTEGIAAPAPAVSSPGDSPTSLTPGSTPAIATWNVSARFGPDTFRNGLDPLSIVKYLNVQGKIRSMVCAVDTVPSLVNLNPETCYLGFTMELESKATREDIEGAFSFVVDDCELDIRAPESPEQKLVRAIETMPSTPRLGDMLVSVGAVTQNKLTEVLTDQERAATVSAGERPKIGNLLEANAGVSPDVVEAALKKQQKARETNVSEENRYIRVQADRLDAVINLLGELVIAGAGANLLARETRNVALIEANLHMNSLIEEIRNGTLGLRMVPVGETFSRFRRVVRDTASSLGKEVNFEIIGGEAELDKSMVEKIADPLMHLVRNSLDHGLEPPQERLAAGKPSMGRLALCARHETGAILIRIEDDGRGINKDRVLQRAWNRGLIEPGIVPSDETIYMMIFEPGFSTADQVTNLSGRGVGMDVVRRNIEALRGSIKLYSRPGKGLQVDIRLPLTLAIIDGFLVGVGKAKFVLPLGSVVEVIEAGGEHVRVDPTGRHCVELRGAVLPVVRLRTLYSIESGLPDRTSVVVVNSPRGKYGIEVEVLLGQQQTVIKPLGRLFRTLRGISGSSILGSGEVALILDVASLGELVTAEHTSVA from the coding sequence ATGAATCAAGACGCAGACCAGGATTTCATCGCTGCGGCAATGCCCGCATTCATCAGCGAAGCCGGGGAACAGACGCAGTCCATCGAGTCTTTGTTGCTCGAACTGGAGGAAGCGCCAGACAACAGGGAATTGTTGGACAGCTTATTCCGTTGCGCACATACCGTCAAAGGCTCCGCCGGCATTTTCGGGCTGCACAAGATCGTCGAATTCACGCACCATGTCGAAACCTTGCTCGACAAATTGCGCGATGGGGAAGTCGCCCTGACCCCTGAAATGAGTACCTTGCTGCTGCAATGCAACGACCAGATCAAATTCCTGGTGCAGACTGCGACGGACGACGCTGCGGATTCCGGGGATCAACGCGATCTCCGCGCCGACTTAACCATCCAGTTGCGTGCGTATACGGAAGGAATAGCTGCCCCGGCACCAGCGGTATCGTCACCGGGCGATTCACCCACCTCGCTCACTCCAGGGAGTACTCCTGCGATTGCGACTTGGAACGTTTCTGCACGCTTTGGCCCCGACACTTTCCGCAATGGGCTTGATCCCCTGTCCATCGTTAAGTACCTCAATGTCCAGGGCAAGATCAGGTCGATGGTGTGTGCAGTGGACACGGTTCCCTCGCTGGTCAACCTCAACCCGGAAACCTGCTATCTCGGGTTTACGATGGAGCTCGAATCCAAGGCAACCCGGGAAGACATTGAGGGCGCGTTCAGCTTCGTCGTCGATGACTGCGAACTCGATATCCGTGCGCCGGAAAGCCCGGAACAGAAGCTCGTGCGGGCAATCGAAACGATGCCCAGCACCCCGAGGCTGGGGGACATGCTGGTTTCCGTCGGCGCAGTCACCCAAAACAAGCTCACCGAAGTCCTGACCGACCAAGAACGTGCGGCCACGGTCTCGGCAGGGGAAAGACCCAAGATCGGGAACCTCCTCGAAGCCAACGCCGGTGTCTCCCCGGACGTCGTCGAAGCTGCGCTGAAAAAGCAACAAAAGGCGCGGGAAACGAATGTCAGCGAAGAAAACCGCTACATCCGGGTGCAAGCCGACCGGCTCGACGCCGTCATCAACTTGTTGGGCGAGCTGGTGATTGCCGGGGCGGGCGCGAATCTGCTGGCGCGCGAAACGCGCAACGTCGCGCTGATCGAAGCCAACCTGCACATGAACAGCCTCATTGAGGAAATCCGCAACGGCACGCTGGGGCTGCGGATGGTTCCCGTAGGGGAGACTTTCAGCCGATTCCGCCGCGTGGTGCGCGATACCGCATCCAGTCTGGGCAAAGAAGTGAATTTCGAAATCATCGGCGGGGAGGCCGAACTCGACAAATCGATGGTCGAGAAGATCGCAGACCCGCTCATGCACCTCGTTCGCAATTCCCTTGATCACGGCCTGGAACCGCCACAGGAGCGCCTTGCGGCAGGGAAGCCTTCCATGGGGCGGCTCGCGCTGTGCGCACGCCATGAGACAGGCGCCATCCTGATTCGCATCGAAGACGATGGCCGGGGGATCAACAAAGACCGCGTCTTGCAGCGTGCCTGGAACCGGGGACTGATCGAGCCAGGCATCGTTCCCAGCGATGAGACGATCTACATGATGATCTTCGAGCCTGGCTTTTCCACTGCGGACCAGGTCACCAACCTGTCCGGTCGCGGGGTGGGGATGGACGTGGTACGCCGCAATATCGAAGCATTGCGCGGGTCGATCAAACTGTACAGCCGCCCTGGCAAAGGGTTGCAAGTGGACATTCGGCTACCGCTGACATTGGCGATCATCGACGGCTTCCTCGTCGGCGTAGGCAAAGCCAAATTCGTCCTGCCCCTCGGCTCGGTCGTCGAGGTCATTGAGGCAGGTGGGGAACATGTCCGCGTCGATCCTACCGGGCGGCATTGCGTCGAGTTGCGCGGTGCGGTGTTGCCGGTGGTTCGGCTGCGCACGCTGTACAGCATCGAATCGGGCTTGCCGGACCGCACCAGCGTCGTCGTCGTCAACTCCCCGCGTGGCAAATACGGGATCGAAGTCGAAGTGCTGCTTGGTCAGCAACAAACCGTCATCAAGCCTTTGGGAAGGCTATTCCGCACGCTGCGGGGCATTTCCGGGTCGAGCATCCTGGGGAGCGGCGAAGTCGCGTTGATTCTGGATGTCGCGTCGTTGGGGGAATTGGTCACTGCGGAGCACACTAGCGTGGCATAA
- a CDS encoding methyl-accepting chemotaxis protein, with protein sequence MRWKDLGIGVRLTVLLTVLACALVVVGWVGLRAAAHANDQVEDQYDQGMLPLEHLATVETLIQQNQLLVMRAILNPSTANSRQAVESITANIAIVDEALRRFHAHADGRDDDEDRKLLLDLEAKRTAFVRDGLQPMVDALRDDSPSRALLLDETLTNRWAELAPAIHRLKKAQLTQAEDAYRAAHSSAATTQSRIIAAITLAVVATVVAGYLLIRSITIPLARAVRVAEGVAAGKLDGDTGEQFADETGQLLCSMASMQEVLGRFVDALREMGRQHDAGMLDYTIPTDQLQGVYGEMAVSVNQLVRNHIAVKMRVVEVIQAYSNGNLDVVMDRLPGQKARVTQAMDTVQATMRAAAEAARFNERIRVALDTVSVTVSDAQGRLVHASPSAQEMLRLVGGPGFDVQQFYGNKIGTLLRDPDRAARFEHALRSEETLDLEAGGRQLRLQAKPVRDASGTTIGRITQWIDRTDEIASEVELDAMVEAATRGNFNNRLRVDNKVGFFAKISSGMNQLLDINERGLEDVARVMLAISQGDLTQRIIQDYDGLFGRVKDGVNTSVDNLKRVIGEVRMAAGSVTSASGQLSSSAQALSQASSEQAASVEETTAQIALMSSSINQNSDNAKVTDGMASKATEQATDGGGAVTQTVDAMKLIATKIGIVDDIAYQTNLLALNAAIEAARAGEHGKGFAVVAAEVRKLAERSQEAAKEIGSLAGNSVTKAEHAGRLLEEIVPSIRKTSELVQEIAAASAEQSESVTQIGGAMGELSKVTQQNASVSEELAATSEQLSEQAGQLQRSIAFFHTGDDAPAVPHVEVRGRRSAPMPEHTPLIPRPVRRTDPDNFRPF encoded by the coding sequence ATGCGTTGGAAAGATCTGGGAATTGGGGTGCGCCTTACTGTGTTGTTGACAGTGCTGGCGTGTGCATTGGTCGTCGTTGGCTGGGTGGGGTTGCGTGCAGCCGCCCATGCCAATGACCAAGTCGAGGATCAATACGACCAGGGAATGCTTCCGCTCGAACACCTGGCTACGGTCGAGACGCTCATCCAGCAGAATCAGTTGTTGGTGATGCGCGCTATCCTCAACCCCTCGACTGCGAATTCTCGCCAAGCTGTCGAGAGCATCACAGCCAACATTGCCATCGTCGATGAAGCACTACGCCGCTTCCATGCCCACGCGGATGGACGCGACGATGACGAAGATCGCAAATTGCTCCTAGACTTGGAAGCCAAGCGCACGGCCTTCGTCCGCGATGGCCTGCAGCCCATGGTCGATGCCTTGCGTGACGACAGCCCGTCCCGCGCATTACTCCTTGATGAGACGCTCACGAACCGCTGGGCAGAGCTGGCGCCTGCCATCCATCGCCTGAAGAAAGCACAACTCACGCAAGCGGAGGATGCATATCGTGCGGCTCATTCCAGTGCGGCAACAACGCAGAGCCGAATCATTGCCGCCATCACTCTAGCGGTAGTCGCGACAGTCGTAGCCGGCTATCTACTCATCCGCAGCATCACGATTCCGTTGGCGCGTGCTGTGCGCGTAGCCGAAGGGGTAGCGGCTGGCAAACTGGATGGCGACACAGGAGAACAGTTTGCCGACGAAACCGGGCAGCTTTTGTGTTCCATGGCATCCATGCAAGAAGTTCTCGGTCGCTTCGTCGATGCACTGCGTGAGATGGGACGCCAACACGATGCGGGCATGCTCGATTACACAATCCCGACGGATCAGTTGCAGGGCGTGTATGGCGAAATGGCAGTGTCCGTCAACCAGCTCGTTCGCAACCATATAGCGGTCAAGATGCGAGTGGTTGAGGTCATCCAGGCATATTCCAACGGCAATCTGGACGTGGTCATGGATCGCTTGCCGGGCCAAAAAGCCCGTGTGACCCAAGCCATGGACACGGTGCAAGCCACGATGCGTGCTGCGGCCGAAGCTGCCCGATTCAACGAACGCATTCGTGTCGCGCTAGATACCGTGAGCGTCACGGTATCCGATGCCCAAGGCCGCCTAGTGCATGCCTCACCCTCGGCACAGGAAATGCTCCGACTTGTAGGTGGGCCGGGATTCGATGTGCAGCAGTTCTACGGGAACAAGATCGGCACCCTGCTGCGGGATCCAGACCGCGCAGCGCGCTTCGAACACGCCTTGCGCTCCGAAGAAACCCTCGATCTGGAAGCAGGGGGGCGCCAACTGCGGCTGCAAGCCAAACCCGTGCGTGATGCCAGCGGAACCACCATTGGCAGGATTACGCAATGGATCGACCGCACTGACGAAATTGCCTCGGAGGTCGAGCTGGATGCAATGGTGGAAGCAGCCACACGAGGAAACTTCAACAACAGGCTGCGGGTCGACAACAAAGTAGGCTTCTTCGCCAAAATTTCCAGCGGGATGAACCAGTTGTTGGACATCAACGAACGGGGTCTGGAAGACGTAGCCAGAGTCATGCTGGCCATTTCCCAGGGTGACTTGACACAGCGCATCATCCAGGACTACGACGGTCTATTTGGCCGAGTCAAGGATGGCGTGAATACCTCCGTCGACAACCTCAAGCGCGTGATCGGGGAAGTACGGATGGCAGCGGGGTCGGTGACCAGCGCTTCGGGGCAGCTTAGTTCATCTGCACAAGCATTGAGCCAGGCATCCAGTGAACAAGCGGCGTCGGTCGAAGAAACGACTGCACAAATCGCGTTGATGTCGTCGTCGATCAACCAGAACAGCGACAACGCCAAAGTGACGGATGGCATGGCGTCCAAGGCCACGGAGCAAGCTACGGATGGCGGTGGTGCGGTGACGCAAACGGTCGATGCCATGAAGCTCATCGCTACCAAAATCGGCATCGTCGACGACATCGCATACCAAACGAACCTGCTTGCGCTCAACGCAGCCATCGAAGCTGCGCGTGCAGGGGAACACGGCAAAGGCTTCGCCGTCGTTGCTGCAGAAGTACGCAAACTGGCGGAGCGCAGCCAAGAGGCCGCCAAGGAAATTGGTTCCCTCGCCGGTAACAGCGTGACAAAAGCCGAACATGCAGGGCGGCTGCTCGAAGAAATCGTCCCCAGCATCCGCAAGACTTCGGAGCTTGTACAGGAAATTGCCGCTGCCAGCGCGGAGCAGAGCGAGTCTGTCACCCAAATCGGCGGGGCGATGGGGGAACTCAGCAAGGTCACGCAACAAAACGCCAGCGTATCCGAGGAGCTTGCTGCCACCAGCGAGCAACTTTCCGAGCAAGCCGGGCAATTGCAGCGGAGCATCGCTTTCTTCCACACAGGCGACGATGCTCCCGCAGTACCACATGTGGAAGTGCGAGGGCGGCGCAGCGCACCCATGCCGGAACACACTCCCCTGATTCCCAGGCCGGTACGCAGAACCGATCCCGACAACTTCCGCCCGTTCTAG
- a CDS encoding chemotaxis protein CheW: MTQQLPIKPASQTGTPVVTKEQAEQYLTFSLGDEVFAIDIRSVREIIQHSAMTVVPLMPAFVRGVINLRGAVVPVIDLQARFGRQRAQVGKKTCVIIFDVGMDKVELGLLVDAVSEVIDIPPAHIEPAPQFGTTISREFIHGLGKIGKEFIVILEPDKALNIEDMATLAEKHQGIRSLSIAKVA, encoded by the coding sequence ATGACGCAACAACTACCCATAAAGCCTGCGTCCCAAACTGGAACGCCAGTGGTGACGAAGGAACAGGCAGAGCAGTACCTGACATTCAGCCTTGGCGACGAGGTATTTGCTATCGATATTCGGAGCGTGCGGGAAATCATCCAGCACAGCGCGATGACCGTCGTACCGCTGATGCCGGCATTCGTGCGGGGGGTCATCAACTTGCGCGGCGCCGTCGTGCCAGTCATCGACCTGCAAGCCCGCTTTGGCCGACAACGAGCGCAGGTGGGGAAAAAAACCTGCGTCATCATCTTCGACGTGGGCATGGACAAGGTGGAGTTGGGTTTGCTCGTCGATGCGGTCAGCGAGGTCATCGACATTCCGCCTGCCCACATCGAACCAGCGCCCCAGTTTGGAACGACCATCTCCCGGGAATTCATCCACGGGCTGGGCAAGATTGGGAAGGAATTCATCGTCATCCTGGAACCTGACAAGGCGCTCAATATCGAGGATATGGCCACCTTGGCGGAAAAGCACCAAGGAATACGCAGCCTATCCATAGCAAAGGTTGCGTAG
- a CDS encoding PAS domain-containing protein, with the protein MKYKVQPTKHERVMREDDFIVSKTDLKGHITYCNQIFMEFSGFTEKELLGAPHNLIRHPDMPRGVFHFLWNTLEQKNECFAYVKNMCKDGGFYWVFANVTPDLDPQGMPTGYFSVRRKAKASGVAVMTDVYHAMLEEERKAGPKDACAASLAWLVNVLQQKGVSYEQFILSL; encoded by the coding sequence ATGAAATACAAGGTACAGCCCACCAAACACGAACGGGTCATGCGGGAAGACGATTTCATCGTCTCCAAGACCGATCTCAAGGGACACATCACCTACTGCAACCAAATTTTCATGGAGTTTTCCGGGTTCACCGAGAAAGAATTGCTCGGCGCCCCGCACAACCTTATTCGACACCCCGATATGCCTCGCGGAGTGTTCCATTTTTTGTGGAACACGCTGGAACAGAAAAATGAATGCTTTGCCTATGTCAAGAATATGTGCAAGGACGGCGGGTTTTATTGGGTTTTTGCCAATGTGACGCCCGATTTGGATCCCCAGGGAATGCCAACAGGGTATTTTTCCGTCCGGCGCAAGGCCAAGGCCTCCGGAGTTGCCGTCATGACGGACGTGTACCACGCGATGCTCGAAGAAGAACGAAAAGCAGGTCCGAAGGACGCCTGCGCTGCATCGCTGGCGTGGTTGGTCAACGTTCTACAACAAAAAGGAGTGAGTTATGAGCAGTTCATCCTGTCGCTCTGA